Genomic DNA from Parambassis ranga chromosome 10, fParRan2.1, whole genome shotgun sequence:
CGACAGGGAATATATTTGTCCTACAAAGTCATTGGCGTCTTGCTTTCTGAAACTTGAGATGATACTGGAAAATCCTGTCCGAATATTTAATATAGAAGTAGAAATTCTAGACATGAATGACAACGCCCCGCAATTTCGAAGGGACACCATACATTTAGATATATCTGAGGCAACGCCGGGAGGAGAGAGATTTTCTCTGAGTAATGCTGTTGATCCTGATGTTGGATTTAATTCAGTGAAAACGTATCATCTGAGTGAAAGCGACTATTTTAATATTGAAGTTCAAACAGGAAGAGATGGTTCAAAATTTTCTGAATTAATCTTAACAAAAGCGCTGGATCGGGAGCAGCATGCTGTTCATAATTTAATACTCACAGCTGTAGATGGAGGAACACCTGCTCGTTCTGGAACAGCCAGTGTTATTGTTCGGGTTTTGGACACCAATGATAATTCACCTACATTCGACCAATCAACCTATAATGTTAAAATAATGGAAAATTCTCCTATTGGCGGCCTTGTTATTCACCTTAATGCAACAGACTTAGATGAGGGATTAAATTCTGATATCAGTTACTCATACAGTTTATACACTTCAGAAAAAACTCAACAATCATTTAATCTGAATTCTGCCACTGGTGAAATTACTGTCAAAGGAATGCTGAACTATGAGGACTTCAGGATTTATGATATGGAAGTTATAGCAACAGACAAAGGAGCCAATAGTTTATCAGGACAATGTACCATAAAGATTCTAGTTGAAGACATGAATGACAACCACCCAGAAATATCTATTAAATCCTTTCAGAGTCCAGTCAATGAAAACATAGTATTAGACACAGTCATAGCTGTAGTTAGTGTGAGTGATAAAGACTCAGGTGACAATGGAGTGGTGGACCTTCATATTCCAGACAACATGCCTTTCAAACTGAGGGAGTCCTCTGATAACTATTATGAATTAGTAGTGTCAGAGCCATTAGACCGTGAGAAGGTCCCAGAATATGACATCACTTTCACTGTCACAGACAGAGGCTCTCCTCCTTTATCTGACAATGAAACGATGACTTTAGAGCTGCTGGATGTTAATGACAATGTCCCACAGTTTCCTCAGTCATTTTATACTATACGAGTAATGGAGAATAACGCACCCGGGGCCTTGCTCAGCTCACTCACTGCCTTTGATCCTGACCTCCATGAAAACCAGTATCTAGTTTATTTCATTGTGGAGAAGGAGATAGCCAACACCTCCATGTCCATGCTGTTCTCCATCAACCCAGAGAACGGTAATCTTTACGCACTAAAAACGTTTGACTATGAGATCGAGAAGGAGTTTCTTTTCCACATCGAGGCCAGAGACTctggctctcctcctctcagcagtAACGTCACTGTCCACATCATTATTGTGGACCAGAACGACAACGCTCCAGTTATTGTCTCTCCATGGCGCACACATGGATCTGTGGTGGAGGAAAAGATCCCCAGATCCACTGATAAAGGCTCCCTGGTTGCCAAGGTGATAGCCTTAGACACAGACTCAGTGCACAACTCTCGGATTACCTACCAGTTCCTACAGGTGACTGACACCACCTTGTTTAGTCTGGACCAATACAACGGAGAGATCCGGACCATGAGGATGTTCAGTTACAGAGATCCACGTCACCAGAGACTGGTTGTTGTTGCCAAGGACAACGGGGAGCCTGCTCTGTCAGCTACAGTCACCATCAAGCTGTCCACAGTGGAGACTGCTGTCAAGGCTTACTCTGACATGACTGAGGTGCCTCTGGAATATGACATATTTTCAGACCTAAACCTGTATCTGGTCATTGGTCTGGGCTCAGTTTCATTTCTCCTGCTGATCACCATACTGGTCACCATTGTGCTCAAGTGTCAGAAGCCCAAACCCAGCAAAGTGGCTCCTCCCTGCAGGAACAGTGTGATCAGTGAGAGGAACTCCACCATCGCAGATTCCACTCTGGTCTCCAACGATGCCTACTGGTACAGTCTGTTTCTAGCAGAGACCAGGAAAGGAAAGCTGGTGGTCAGACAGCCTGTGCCAAAGGGCTCCAGATACATTGTGTCCAGTATACCAAGAGggtcaggacagacagagaccagTGACTCAGCAGCTTCCACTCTGCAGGTATGATGAACTTTTCATGATGAAATGTACGTTTTTGATACACAATACCTTGACCTTTTTCAGTGAAGTAAGGTGAGGGACATTATGAACACAGTTGTTTTTTGCTAAATCTCTCATAGTCTTATGCATTTCGTGaaaatatttactttttacAATTAGTAACGTTTGTTCCCACCCAAAGAATTATTGTTCAGTAAATCACTTGGAATTTTACACAGTGTGGCGCTGTTCACTAGATAAAGCAACCTTTTGCCGCCATGTCCGTGATTCGCTGCATCAACATAGTGCTTCAAACAGGACAGCTCCGTGGTGCTGAATCTTACATTAACAGCGCGTCAAAAATACTCTCGCATTTCATCTGTTGTCAGTAGGGCTGGATTAAGATCCTAAAGGTGTAAGCCGGtggaaaaatatgttttattgagTGATTTGCAGGAAGCCGCTAACAGAAGCCAATTACACGGTCTGATATGAAAATGCGGTCACTAAAGAGGTACGTGGcgtgtttggtttggttttgttttttccatctcATAACAGCCTCAGTGACTCATTATTCTATACCTGAAGAGATGGAAGAAGGATCTGTCGTTGCAAATCTCGCTACTGATCTTAGCCTGGATGTTAAAACACTGAGTAAGAGGAAGATGCGCCTTGACCTCATTGCTAACAAAAAATATTTGGATGTGAACAAAGAGACTGGGGAGCTGTATGTTGTAGAGAAGATAGACCGGGAGTACCTTTGTACAAAAACGCTTACACAGTGCTACTTGAAAATGGAAGTAATTCTTGAAAATCCGGTGCGTATATTTAACATTGAACTGGAGATTTTAGATATGAATGACAATCCGCCACAGTTTAGACGCGATATAATTCATCTAGACATATCTGAGTCAACGCCTACCGGAGATAGGTTCTCACTAAGTAATGCTGTTGATCCTGACGTAGGAAGTAATTCCGTAAAAACATATCATCTGAGCGCCAGTGAATACTTCAATATTGAGGTACAGACCGGAAGAGATGGATCGAAGTTTGCCGATTTGATTCTCAAAAAGCCTTTAGATCGGGAGCAGCAGGCTGTTCATAATTTGATACTCACAGCTGTAGATGGAGGAAAACCTGCTCGTTCTGGAACAGCCAGTGTTATTGTCCAAGTTTTGGACACAAATGATAATTCGCCTATATTTGACCAATCAATGTATAATGTTAAAGTAATGGAAAATTCTCCTATTGGCAGCCTTGTTATTCACCTTAATGCAACAGACTTAGATGAGGGATCAAATTCTGATATCAGTTACTCATACAGTTTATACACTACAGATAAAACTCAACAAACATTTAATCTGAATTCTGCCAATGGTGAAATTACTGTCAAAGGAATACTTAACTATGAGGACTTCAGGATTTATGATATGGAAGTTATAGCAACAGACAAAGGAGCCAATAGTTTATCAGGACAATGTACCATAAAGATTCTAGTTGAAGACATGAACGACAACCACCCAGAAATATCTATTAAATCCTTTCAGAGTCCAGTCAACGAAAACATAGGCTTAGACACAGTCATAGCTGTAGTTAGTGTGAGTGATAAAGACTCAGGTGATAATGGAGTGGTGGACCTTCATATTCCAGACAACATGCCTTTCAAACTGAGGGAGTCCTCTGATAACTATTATGAATTAGTAGTGTCAGAGCCATTAGACCGTGAGAAGGTCCAAGAATATGAGATCACCTTCACTGTCACAGACAGAGGCTCTCCTCCTTTATTTGACAACGAAACTATGACTTTAGAGCTGCTGGATGTTAATGACAATGTCCCACAGTTCCCTCAGTCATTTTATACTATACGAGTAATTGAGAATAACGCACCCGGGGCCTTGCTCAGCTCACTCACTGCCTTTGATCCTGACCTGCATGAAAACCAGTATCTAGTTTATTTCATTGTGGAGAAGGAGATAGCCAACACCTCCATGTCCATGCTGTTCTCCATCAACCCAGAGAACGGTAATCTTTACGCACTAAAAACTTTTGACTATGAGATCGAGAAGGAGTTTCTTTTCCATATCGAGGCCAGAGATTctggctctcctcctctcagcagtAACGTCACCGTCCACATCATTATTGTGGACCAGAACGACAACGCTCCAGTTATTGTGTCGCCATGGCGCGCGCACGGCTCTGTGGTGGAGGAAAAGATCCCCAGATCCACTGATAAAGGATCCCTGGTTGCCAAGGTGATAGCCTTAGACACAGACTCAGTGCACAACTCTCGGATTACCTACCAGTTCCTACAGGTGACTGATGCCACCTTGTTCACTCTGGACCAATACAACGGAGAGATCCGGACCATGAGGATGTTCAGTTACAGAGATCCACGTCACCAGAGACTGGTTGTTGTTGCCAAAGACAACGGGGAGCCTGCTCTGTCTGCTACAGTCACCATCAAGCTGTCCACAGTGGAGACTGCTGTCAAGGCCTACTCTGACATGACTGAGGTGCCTCTGGAATATGACATCTTTTCAGACCTAAACCTGTATCTGGTCATCGGTCTGGGCTCAGTTTCatttctgctgctcatcaccaTACTGGTCACCATTGTGCTCAAGTGTCAGAAACCCAAACCCAGCAAAGCGGCTCCTCCCTGCAGGAACAGTGTGATCAGTGAGAGGAACTCCACCATCGCAGATTCCACTCTGGTCTCCAACGATGCCTACTGGTACAGTCTGTTTCTAGCAGAGACCAGGAAAGGAAAGCTGGTGGTCAGACAGCCTGTGCCAAAGGGCTCCAGATACATTGTGTCCAGTATACCAAGagggacaggacagacagagactagTGACTCAGCAGCTTCCACTCTGCAGGTATGGAAAAATCTTGATTGATCATCCGTTACACATATGCGTAAATTTCTAATgtgcagaaagagagaaaaagaactTTCTACCCCTGTGTGCTTGAGCTTCTAAATGTAAAAACTCTGACTTCCAGATAAATTAGTTATCCATCTACACTTTCTAAACATGGACGACAGATTTCTGCCCTACTTATATCAGCAATATATTAGCACTCCTATAAATATTTGATTAACTAATTGAATAGTCTCAGTGTGTTTATAGTATTCACCTTCACAAAAATCATTGTTTTCGATACATTGCAGTCAATACAGCTTAATTTTTGAAATCATACGAGTATTTGTAGCTATATCCTCCAGAAGGTTACGTCAGCAAAAAAACTAATTTATTTCCATGTCTGGACGTCTTAACTGATAAGTGTACGCCTTAAAATCTAACGTGAAAGGAGAATTTGTGATTATGTGGTTATTCGCATTGATAATCTGGCAATTTAAAATGGTGCATATGAAATATaagaaaatgaacaaaatagCCCACTTATACTAACATTGCAAGGATGAATAAATACAACAGTTTCTACTGAAAACATCAAAATCTACTcatgtaaaataaaactttctcttttaataaaaataattttcaaTTATTCAGGAAATGCAAAGACTTATACAGGACCGTTCATGTCGCTGTTCTCAACAAAGACACGGTCGTCTGTGAGGTCATCATTCTCACGATAGTTCATAGGAGACTGGGTTGGTAGACATAACGCACGCAAATCTCTGGTGATACCATAATTATGATTTTTTCCGTCAATAATCCCGTTGTGTTTGTCGCTGGATAGCCGATTGTTTCTTTGCGTTATAAACATTTAGAATTCAATGCTTTGAATAAGGATTATTTTTCCTCAATGGCTCCACGTATTTTTCGGCATTCGCTGAGAGGGTACGTCTCAGCATTTCTCTTTATTTCTAGCATTCTAAATACTGCATCTGCAGTTACCCACTACTCTGTTCCCGAAGAAATGGATGAAGGTTCTGTTGTTGCGAATTTAGCTACTGATTTAGGGTTAGATGTGAAAAGCCTGAGTAAAAGAAAAATGCGCGTCGACGTTGTAGGAAACAAAAAATATCTGGACATCAACAAGGACACAGGAGAGCTGTTTATTTTGGAGAGGATTGACAGAGAGTTTTTGTGCCCACTAAAGACAGCCACATCCTGCTTTCTTAAACTAGACGCTACAATTGAAAATCCAATTCGAATGTTTAACATTGAAGTGGAAATAACAGACATCAACGACAACGCCCCTCATTTTAGACGTGGAACGATGCATTTGGATATCTCAGAATCCAGTCCTGTTGGAGAGAGATTCTCACTGAACAACGCAGCAGACCCAGATGTTGGATCGAATTCTGTGAAAAATTACCACCTGAGCTCAAGTGATCATTTCTCCATTGAAATCCAGACTGGGAGAGATGGGACAAAGTTTGCAGATTTAATTCTGAAAAAAGCATtagacagagagcagcaggctgTTCATAACCTGATTCTCACTGCTGTGGACGGTGGAGTGCCCACGCGCACAGGTACAGCCAGCATCATTGTTCGTGTTCTTGATGTGAATGACAACGCCCCTTCATTTGACGAAGACAAATACGTCGTAGATGTGGTGGAAAACTCCCCCATCGGCAGTCTAGTAATTAAACTGAATGCCACTGATTTGGATGAAGGGTCCAATTCTGATGTTGTTTATTCATATAGTTTGTACAcatcagagaaaacacaaaagatgTTTAAATTAAATCCAGAAAATGGTGAGATTAGAGTGAAAGAGATGATAAATTATGAAGATCTGAAAAGTTATGACATGGAGGTGATAGCCAGTGATAAGGGGCCTAACTCTTTATCTGGACAGTGTAAACTGTCAATACAGGTGACAGACATGAATGACAACCACCCAGAAATTTCAATTAAATCATTCCAAACTccaataaaagaaaatgtgcCAACAGACACAGCCATAGCTGTAGTTAGTGTGAGTGATAAAGACTCTGGTGATAATGGAGTGGTGGACCTTCATATTCCAGACAACATGCCTTTCAAACTGAGGGAGTCCTCTGATAACTATTATGAATTAGTAGTGTCAGAGCC
This window encodes:
- the LOC114442194 gene encoding protocadherin alpha-C2-like, whose product is MKMRSLKRYVACLVWFCFFHLITASVTHYSIPEEMEEGSVVANLATDLSLDVKTLSKRKMRLDLIANKKYLDVNKETGELYVVEKIDREYLCTKTLTQCYLKMEVILENPVRIFNIELEILDMNDNPPQFRRDIIHLDISESTPTGDRFSLSNAVDPDVGSNSVKTYHLSASEYFNIEVQTGRDGSKFADLILKKPLDREQQAVHNLILTAVDGGKPARSGTASVIVQVLDTNDNSPIFDQSMYNVKVMENSPIGSLVIHLNATDLDEGSNSDISYSYSLYTTDKTQQTFNLNSANGEITVKGILNYEDFRIYDMEVIATDKGANSLSGQCTIKILVEDMNDNHPEISIKSFQSPVNENIGLDTVIAVVSVSDKDSGDNGVVDLHIPDNMPFKLRESSDNYYELVVSEPLDREKVQEYEITFTVTDRGSPPLFDNETMTLELLDVNDNVPQFPQSFYTIRVIENNAPGALLSSLTAFDPDLHENQYLVYFIVEKEIANTSMSMLFSINPENGNLYALKTFDYEIEKEFLFHIEARDSGSPPLSSNVTVHIIIVDQNDNAPVIVSPWRAHGSVVEEKIPRSTDKGSLVAKVIALDTDSVHNSRITYQFLQVTDATLFTLDQYNGEIRTMRMFSYRDPRHQRLVVVAKDNGEPALSATVTIKLSTVETAVKAYSDMTEVPLEYDIFSDLNLYLVIGLGSVSFLLLITILVTIVLKCQKPKPSKAAPPCRNSVISERNSTIADSTLVSNDAYWYSLFLAETRKGKLVVRQPVPKGSRYIVSSIPRGTGQTETSDSAASTLQYPK
- the LOC114442195 gene encoding protocadherin alpha-C2-like; this encodes MECCKRYVLLVILFYLIQNNSASVTHYSIPEEMKEGSVVANLATDLSLEVKSLNQRKMRLDIIANKKYLDVNKETGELYIVEKIDREYICPTKSLASCFLKLEMILENPVRIFNIEVEILDMNDNAPQFRRDTIHLDISEATPGGERFSLSNAVDPDVGFNSVKTYHLSESDYFNIEVQTGRDGSKFSELILTKALDREQHAVHNLILTAVDGGTPARSGTASVIVRVLDTNDNSPTFDQSTYNVKIMENSPIGGLVIHLNATDLDEGLNSDISYSYSLYTSEKTQQSFNLNSATGEITVKGMLNYEDFRIYDMEVIATDKGANSLSGQCTIKILVEDMNDNHPEISIKSFQSPVNENIVLDTVIAVVSVSDKDSGDNGVVDLHIPDNMPFKLRESSDNYYELVVSEPLDREKVPEYDITFTVTDRGSPPLSDNETMTLELLDVNDNVPQFPQSFYTIRVMENNAPGALLSSLTAFDPDLHENQYLVYFIVEKEIANTSMSMLFSINPENGNLYALKTFDYEIEKEFLFHIEARDSGSPPLSSNVTVHIIIVDQNDNAPVIVSPWRTHGSVVEEKIPRSTDKGSLVAKVIALDTDSVHNSRITYQFLQVTDTTLFSLDQYNGEIRTMRMFSYRDPRHQRLVVVAKDNGEPALSATVTIKLSTVETAVKAYSDMTEVPLEYDIFSDLNLYLVIGLGSVSFLLLITILVTIVLKCQKPKPSKVAPPCRNSVISERNSTIADSTLVSNDAYWYSLFLAETRKGKLVVRQPVPKGSRYIVSSIPRGSGQTETSDSAASTLQV